The Candidatus Flexicrinis proximus sequence TGGCTTAAGGCGTCATCAAGGCTTGAAGCGCATCAGTGAACTGTTTAACTTCACAGATTTTGCTCAAGCAAAAGCTGTGTTAGAGAAAGCATATGGTGACGATTTGATTACTGCACAAGGGAAACTAGCTGACGTTATAGACAAGGTGGCTAATGAACTTGTCGAGCGAGGCGAATGGCCGGCGGAGTGAGCGGACAGCATCCTATCCTTTGTACTTTAAAACGCATTCGAGCCGCCCGTACAGTTCTCATCGACGTACACGGTGCATCCTCGCCAAAAGCCAAAAGCCAACGGCTAAAAGCCAGCTGCTATTCATGGTACAATCCACGGCACTTTTACCGTCCATGGAATCGCCTTGAATGTCCGAGCGCACGTCAGAGCGCAGCAATGAACAGTGGTTAATTGACTTAGCCGAGGGCGCCTCGCAGCAGGCGAATGCCCTCAACGACCTCCGTGCGCGGATTCAACGCAGTATCTACTACTACCTCAGCCAGGAGCGCAGCGACCTGCGTGACCTTGCCCCGGTCGAAATTGAGCAGATGGCTGAGGACATGGCGCAGGATGCAACCCTGCGTGTGCTGGCTAACCTGCATCATTTTCGCGGCGAAAGCCAGTTCACAACCTGGGCCAACCGTATCGCAACCCGCGTGGCCATCAGCGAACTGCGCCGCGCCCGCTATAAAGACTTCAGTCTCGACTCGATGACCTCCGAAGGCGAGCTGTTCCCTGCCGAAGCCAGCCTCATCAGCGAAGCCCCTCCCAGCCCCGAACGCGCCGCCGAACGTGCCGATACGCTCAGCCGTGTTTTAACCTCATTGAGCAGCACCTTAACCGATCGTCAGTACAAGGCGCTCGAAGCGGTAGCCTTGCGCGG is a genomic window containing:
- a CDS encoding sigma-70 family RNA polymerase sigma factor; translation: MSERTSERSNEQWLIDLAEGASQQANALNDLRARIQRSIYYYLSQERSDLRDLAPVEIEQMAEDMAQDATLRVLANLHHFRGESQFTTWANRIATRVAISELRRARYKDFSLDSMTSEGELFPAEASLISEAPPSPERAAERADTLSRVLTSLSSTLTDRQYKALEAVALRGVPMDVVAEQLGTNRNALYKLLHDARRKLKTALEADGLSVEYVLNLFQR